A DNA window from Massilia putida contains the following coding sequences:
- a CDS encoding S8 family serine peptidase, giving the protein MKLRPITSAVLFALTVAAATHAYADGEIRRSYIVQLADKPVATYDGTVSGLQATKPAAGQRLDVDASSVQNYINYLEAKKADVLSTISQAQVTNEYKVVFNGFSAMLTDAEVRSLKKNPGVASISADSILQLDTSYTPTFLGLDKPGGLWDQLGGQDKAGEGIIIGIVDGGIWPEQDSFADRVDEDGNPSRSGSKLAYDAPPASWKGICQAGEGFSASDCNNKLIGARWFKQPTQTLHWTEFLSARDSVAGAEGHGGHGDHTASTAGGNAHVTAKTNGLSLGKITGMAPRARIAAYKVCWTDGVTGANGCATSNSVAAIEQAVKDGVNVINFSIGPNAGGGAFNEPTEVAFLGAAAAGVFVAASAGNSGPATAPVAHISPWLTTVGNSTHNRTYAGDVALGNGVTVTGASGNANTPSAPLILAKDAGAAGVDPSDINLARCFGPADNVAALLDPAKVTGKILVCDRGSNVLVNKSANGKTAGAVGVIITNVAGGATTILNQAHTISTVHITKEDGQKVKDYYAATPGATAALNNLRGIVDPNIVAPQMNSSSSRGPNVANANIMKPDVSAPGTDILAAVSADLTHAQRDAVAGGEAATVKDFAFYTGTSMASPHVAGIAALLKQRHPDWSPAMIKSALMTTAYDTFNDGQNGAVPWDSTARTTGTLPWGQGAGQVAPSVAVDPGLVYDLSTVDYARFLCGIGITNVFSPGTCSAVGSIQPYNLNLPSLTAASVLGIQTLTRTVKNVGAAAATYNANATLPGYTVDVNPATLNLAPGAAGTFTVKLTRTTAPLNTWVYGKLTWSDGTRTVRSPLTARAATIAAPATVASEATSGTKVITVGTGFGGAMATAKSGLIPATEFNSTVVTAPNTANSVCTGGGGTGVNVHTVTIPDGTSAARFALYDSDTSGGGLSDLDLVVARGTTVVGSSGGQTANEMVTLTNPPAGDYKVCVVGYAPVGGSATYKLSTWVLSPTATGGNFKAIAPSVVAVGGTASVALSWSGLPTGKRHLGSVSYLTGGSVVGTTMVEVDTTDPIPLFQNAGNKPAKVE; this is encoded by the coding sequence ATGAAACTGCGTCCCATCACTTCGGCCGTCCTGTTCGCGCTGACCGTCGCCGCGGCCACCCACGCGTATGCCGACGGCGAAATCCGCCGTTCCTACATCGTCCAGCTGGCCGACAAGCCGGTCGCCACCTACGACGGCACCGTCAGCGGCCTCCAGGCCACCAAGCCGGCCGCCGGCCAGCGCCTGGACGTCGACGCGTCCAGCGTCCAGAACTACATCAACTATCTGGAAGCGAAGAAGGCCGACGTCCTCTCCACCATCAGCCAGGCCCAGGTCACCAACGAATACAAGGTCGTGTTCAACGGTTTCTCGGCGATGCTGACCGACGCCGAGGTCCGCTCCCTCAAGAAGAATCCCGGTGTGGCCAGCATCTCGGCCGACTCGATCCTGCAGCTCGACACGAGCTATACCCCCACGTTCCTCGGCCTCGACAAACCGGGCGGCCTGTGGGACCAGCTGGGCGGCCAGGACAAGGCCGGCGAAGGCATCATCATCGGCATCGTCGACGGCGGCATCTGGCCCGAGCAGGACAGCTTCGCCGACCGTGTCGACGAGGACGGCAATCCGAGCCGCAGCGGCAGCAAGCTCGCCTACGACGCCCCGCCGGCGTCCTGGAAAGGCATCTGCCAGGCCGGCGAAGGCTTTTCCGCCAGCGACTGCAACAACAAGCTGATCGGCGCGCGCTGGTTCAAGCAGCCCACGCAGACGCTGCACTGGACCGAATTCCTGTCGGCGCGCGATTCCGTCGCCGGCGCCGAAGGCCATGGCGGCCACGGCGACCACACGGCCAGCACGGCCGGCGGCAATGCGCATGTGACGGCCAAGACCAATGGTCTTTCGTTGGGCAAGATCACCGGCATGGCGCCGCGCGCCCGTATCGCCGCCTATAAAGTCTGCTGGACCGACGGCGTGACCGGCGCGAACGGCTGCGCCACGTCGAACAGCGTGGCCGCGATCGAACAGGCCGTGAAGGATGGCGTGAACGTCATTAACTTCTCGATCGGCCCGAACGCCGGCGGCGGCGCGTTCAACGAACCGACCGAAGTCGCCTTCCTCGGCGCCGCGGCGGCCGGCGTGTTCGTGGCCGCATCGGCCGGCAACTCCGGTCCGGCGACGGCGCCGGTCGCCCACATCAGCCCGTGGCTGACCACCGTCGGCAACTCCACGCACAACCGCACGTACGCGGGCGATGTCGCGCTGGGCAACGGCGTGACCGTCACCGGCGCGTCCGGCAACGCCAACACGCCGTCGGCCCCGCTGATCCTCGCGAAGGACGCGGGCGCGGCCGGTGTCGACCCGTCCGACATCAACCTGGCGCGCTGTTTCGGCCCGGCCGACAATGTCGCCGCGCTGCTCGACCCGGCCAAGGTGACGGGCAAGATCCTCGTCTGCGACCGCGGCAGCAACGTGCTCGTCAACAAGAGCGCGAACGGCAAGACGGCCGGTGCCGTGGGCGTGATCATCACCAACGTGGCCGGCGGCGCGACGACGATCCTGAACCAGGCGCATACCATCTCGACCGTCCACATCACGAAGGAAGACGGCCAGAAGGTCAAGGACTATTACGCGGCGACGCCGGGCGCCACCGCGGCACTGAACAATCTGCGCGGCATCGTCGATCCGAACATCGTCGCACCGCAGATGAACAGCAGTTCGTCGCGCGGTCCGAACGTGGCCAACGCCAACATCATGAAGCCGGACGTCTCGGCGCCGGGTACGGACATCCTGGCCGCCGTCAGCGCCGACCTGACCCATGCCCAGCGCGACGCGGTCGCCGGCGGCGAGGCGGCGACGGTCAAGGACTTCGCGTTCTACACCGGTACCTCGATGGCGTCGCCGCACGTGGCGGGCATCGCCGCGCTGCTGAAACAGCGCCATCCGGACTGGAGCCCGGCGATGATCAAGTCGGCCCTGATGACGACGGCCTACGACACCTTCAACGATGGCCAGAACGGCGCAGTCCCCTGGGACAGCACGGCCAGGACGACCGGCACGCTGCCGTGGGGCCAGGGCGCCGGCCAGGTGGCGCCGTCGGTCGCCGTCGATCCGGGTCTCGTGTACGACCTGTCCACGGTCGACTACGCGCGCTTCCTGTGCGGCATCGGCATCACCAACGTGTTCAGCCCCGGGACCTGCTCGGCCGTCGGCAGCATCCAGCCGTATAACCTGAACCTGCCGTCGCTGACGGCGGCCAGCGTGCTGGGCATCCAGACCTTGACCCGCACCGTCAAGAACGTGGGCGCCGCCGCGGCGACGTACAACGCCAACGCCACGCTGCCGGGCTACACGGTCGACGTGAATCCGGCCACGCTGAACCTGGCGCCGGGCGCGGCCGGCACGTTCACGGTCAAGCTGACCCGCACCACCGCGCCGCTGAACACGTGGGTGTACGGCAAGCTGACCTGGAGCGACGGCACGCGTACCGTGCGCAGCCCGCTGACGGCGCGCGCCGCCACGATCGCCGCACCGGCGACGGTGGCCAGCGAGGCGACGTCCGGCACCAAGGTGATCACCGTCGGCACCGGTTTCGGTGGCGCGATGGCGACCGCCAAGTCCGGCCTGATCCCGGCCACCGAGTTCAACTCGACGGTCGTCACCGCGCCGAACACGGCCAACAGCGTGTGCACGGGCGGCGGCGGCACGGGCGTGAACGTCCATACCGTCACGATCCCGGACGGCACTTCGGCTGCCCGCTTCGCCCTGTACGACAGCGACACGAGCGGCGGCGGCCTGTCCGACCTGGACCTGGTGGTGGCGCGCGGCACGACCGTCGTCGGCTCCAGCGGTGGCCAGACGGCCAATGAGATGGTGACGCTGACCAACCCGCCGGCGGGCGACTACAAGGTCTGCGTCGTCGGCTACGCGCCGGTGGGCGGCAGCGCCACGTACAAGCTGTCGACCTGGGTGCTGAGCCCCACCGCGACCGGCGGCAACTTCAAGGCCATCGCCCCGAGCGTGGTCGCCGTGGGCGGCACCGCCTCGGTGGCGCTCTCGTGGTCCGGCCTGCCGACCGGCAAGCGCCACCTGGGTTCGGTCAGCTACCTGACCGGCGGCAGCGTGGTCGGCACGACGATGGTGGAAGTCGACACGACGGATCCTATCCCGCTGTTCCAGAACGCCGGTAACAAGCCGGCGAAGGTCGAGTAA
- a CDS encoding MGDG synthase family glycosyltransferase: MGGRWVQDEGRTGKRILVLSVPAGAGHTRVAEAIRAGALAVPDIDEVIHLDATAYASPRLRKVYADLYITLVRRAPAVWSWVYQYTNGAAPDGWAHRLRRRIERRDCAPLLDKIAQLAPDAIVCTHFLPAELLSRDIARGALPCPVWVQVTDFDVHRMWVHRHMAGYFAGNDEVAFLMTKHGIPQDTIHVTGIPVMPAFTCRLDRAECARELGIDPGRMTFLLMGGGAGLGGLSTLAQRLLAIPGNFQLIVLAGRNADELAALQRLAAAHPGRLVPHGFTDRVERLMACADVAITKPGGATTAECLAMGLPMIVNASIPGQEERNANFLLEYGAALKAFDAPSLEYRVRYLMAHPDELETMRVRARALGRPYAAAAVLAAILKQNEPVDASV, from the coding sequence ATGGGCGGGCGTTGGGTGCAGGATGAAGGCAGGACCGGCAAGCGCATCCTCGTGCTGAGCGTCCCCGCGGGCGCCGGCCACACCCGCGTCGCCGAGGCGATCCGCGCCGGCGCGCTGGCCGTGCCGGACATCGACGAGGTGATCCACCTCGACGCTACGGCCTATGCGTCGCCGCGCCTGCGTAAGGTCTACGCCGACCTCTATATCACGCTCGTGCGGCGCGCGCCCGCCGTGTGGAGCTGGGTCTACCAATATACTAACGGCGCCGCGCCGGACGGCTGGGCGCACCGGCTGCGGCGCCGCATCGAACGCCGCGACTGCGCGCCGCTGCTCGACAAGATCGCGCAACTGGCACCGGACGCCATCGTCTGCACGCACTTCCTGCCGGCCGAGCTCCTGTCGCGCGACATCGCGCGCGGCGCCTTGCCCTGCCCGGTGTGGGTGCAGGTGACCGACTTCGACGTGCACCGCATGTGGGTGCACCGGCACATGGCCGGGTATTTTGCCGGCAACGACGAGGTCGCGTTCCTGATGACGAAGCACGGCATCCCGCAAGACACGATCCACGTCACCGGCATCCCCGTCATGCCGGCGTTCACCTGCCGGCTGGATCGCGCCGAATGCGCCCGCGAACTCGGCATCGATCCCGGCCGCATGACCTTTTTGTTGATGGGCGGCGGCGCGGGACTGGGTGGCCTGTCCACGCTGGCGCAGCGCCTGCTGGCGATTCCCGGCAATTTCCAGCTGATCGTGCTGGCCGGACGCAACGCCGACGAACTGGCGGCGCTGCAGCGCCTCGCGGCCGCCCATCCGGGCCGGCTCGTGCCGCACGGCTTTACGGACCGGGTCGAACGCCTGATGGCCTGTGCCGACGTGGCGATCACGAAGCCGGGCGGTGCGACGACGGCGGAATGCCTCGCGATGGGCCTGCCGATGATCGTGAACGCGTCGATTCCCGGGCAGGAAGAAAGGAACGCCAATTTCTTGCTGGAGTATGGGGCGGCCCTGAAGGCGTTCGATGCGCCGTCGCTGGAATACCGCGTCCGCTACCTGATGGCCCATCCGGACGAACTCGAGACGATGCGCGTCCGGGCCAGGGCGCTGGGGCGGCCGTATGCCGCGGCCGCCGTGCTTGCCGCCATCCTGAAGCAGAACGAACCCGTCGATGCCAGTGTTTGA
- a CDS encoding HAD family hydrolase gives MYKSRKRLLILDADGTTIDAFSAIEAAFSRHGLDIGDEARFQKRHNLFKYLGGLKEFPSIIKKNLRKNSRARLVDSLTEVYREEAAMYEGIPDLVRELVAAPDVVVGMVTRNITNEPLETLRQLFQRHNVDINALDFLVHIPLSEKKTSQFRAIREQFGINPARAYVCGDEHKDFAAAIGTGMHPFMVSYGFEDYDRLTEKFEIPHELISRTSGELCQRVRHALDLGTRRAGAVSTRTRTTAR, from the coding sequence ATGTACAAATCCAGGAAACGCCTGCTGATCCTCGACGCGGACGGCACCACCATCGACGCGTTTTCCGCCATCGAAGCCGCCTTCTCGCGGCACGGACTGGACATCGGCGACGAAGCGCGGTTCCAGAAGCGCCACAACCTCTTCAAATACCTGGGCGGGCTGAAGGAATTCCCCTCGATCATCAAGAAGAACCTGCGCAAGAACAGCCGGGCCCGGCTGGTCGACAGCCTCACGGAAGTCTATCGCGAGGAAGCGGCCATGTACGAAGGCATTCCCGACCTCGTGCGGGAACTGGTCGCCGCGCCGGACGTCGTCGTCGGCATGGTCACGCGCAACATCACGAACGAACCGCTGGAAACGCTGCGCCAGCTGTTCCAGCGCCACAACGTCGACATCAACGCACTCGACTTCCTCGTCCACATTCCGCTCTCCGAAAAAAAGACGAGCCAGTTCCGCGCCATCCGAGAACAGTTCGGGATCAATCCGGCGCGCGCCTATGTCTGCGGCGACGAGCACAAGGATTTCGCGGCCGCGATCGGCACGGGCATGCATCCGTTCATGGTGTCGTACGGCTTCGAAGACTACGACCGGCTGACGGAAAAATTCGAGATTCCCCACGAGCTGATCTCGCGCACATCCGGCGAACTGTGCCAGCGCGTGCGCCATGCGCTCGATCTCGGCACGCGCCGCGCCGGCGCGGTCAGTACGCGTACCAGAACAACAGCGCGCTGA
- a CDS encoding aspartyl/asparaginyl beta-hydroxylase domain-containing protein translates to MRWIVLLLFVASAVYVHLRGRVRHRVFRQLSDHSTFTAPLNCFCYLFSAVPTTPFVPMSYFPELAALKNEWRTFRHEALALVDMQRIRPSDKVDDIGFNSFFRRGWKRFYLKWYDNPHPSAKTLCPRTVAILERIPSVKAAMFALLPAGGTLGLHRDPLAVSVRYHLGLVTPNDDRCAIVVDGVPYAWRDGEDVLFDETYLHDAANRTDQDRIILFCDVERPLKYRWAQAVSRVVGGFLLRASAAPNEIGDRTGGLNRAFRYLYVLRRFGKRLKAWNRTVYYVFKWSLFGALAFVLFRH, encoded by the coding sequence ATGCGCTGGATTGTCCTGCTCCTGTTCGTGGCCAGCGCGGTCTACGTGCACCTGCGCGGACGCGTGCGCCACCGCGTGTTCCGCCAGCTGTCCGACCACTCGACGTTCACCGCGCCGCTGAACTGCTTCTGCTACCTGTTTTCCGCCGTGCCGACGACGCCCTTCGTGCCGATGTCGTACTTCCCGGAACTGGCGGCGCTGAAAAACGAGTGGCGCACGTTCCGGCATGAAGCGCTGGCGCTGGTCGACATGCAACGCATCCGTCCGTCCGACAAGGTCGACGACATCGGCTTCAATTCCTTTTTCCGGCGCGGCTGGAAGCGTTTCTACCTGAAGTGGTACGACAATCCGCATCCGTCGGCAAAGACGCTGTGCCCGCGCACGGTCGCCATCCTGGAACGCATCCCGTCCGTCAAGGCCGCGATGTTCGCGCTGCTGCCGGCGGGCGGCACGCTGGGCCTGCACCGCGATCCGCTGGCCGTGTCCGTGCGCTATCACCTGGGGCTCGTCACGCCCAACGACGACCGCTGCGCCATCGTCGTCGACGGCGTGCCGTACGCGTGGCGCGACGGCGAGGACGTCCTGTTCGACGAAACCTATCTGCACGACGCTGCCAACCGGACGGACCAGGACCGCATCATCCTGTTCTGCGACGTCGAACGGCCGCTGAAGTATCGCTGGGCCCAGGCCGTGAGCCGCGTCGTCGGCGGCTTTCTGCTGCGCGCGTCGGCGGCGCCGAACGAAATCGGCGACCGCACGGGCGGCCTGAACCGCGCCTTCCGCTACCTGTACGTGCTGCGCCGCTTCGGCAAACGGCTCAAGGCGTGGAACCGCACCGTCTATTACGTCTTCAAATGGAGCCTGTTCGGCGCGCTGGCGTTCGTCCTGTTCCGGCACTGA